From the Gallaecimonas mangrovi genome, one window contains:
- a CDS encoding efflux RND transporter permease subunit, whose protein sequence is MLARFFIDRPVFAWVIAIIIMMAGVFAINTLPVAQYPDVAPPTVSISATYTGADAKTVENSVTQVLEQQLTGIDGLLYFSSTSSSAGKSSIKVTFEQGTDPDTAQVQVQNQVSQVESRLPTSVQSQGITVKKSQSDFLMIFALYDSTDRATSNDVADYLASNMQDTIARLDGVGDVHVFGAQHAMRIWLDPTKLAAYDLMPSDITSALETQNAQLAAGSIGGMPTTNDQELNATVTAQSMLQTPEQFRNIIVKHNYKGADVKLSDVAKVEMGSESYNSIARLNGHPASGMAIMLAPGANALSTAERVKSAIASMKKTLPAGYKIGYPKDSTAFIKVSIEEVVKTLFEAIALVVVVMFVFLQNWRATLIPAIAVPVVLLGTFGVLSVFGYSINTLTMFGMVLSIGLLVDDAIVVVENVERVMREEKLDPRRATIKSMKEISSALIGIAVVLSAVFLPMAFFGGSTGVIYRQFSITIVSSMVLSVIVALTLSPTLCATLLKAHDADHTNKGLFGWFNRTFDAMLAKYSGRVTKVVHQPVRWMLVYGVIVALLAILMVRLPTGFLPTEDQGDVMVQFNLPTGASIKRSMAVAKQVENYFLTDEKKNLNTLFTLSGFSFGGNGQNAGMAFVSLKNWDQRPGEENTANAVAMRAMANLSKIRDARVFAMTPPAVHGLGQSDGFSFQLLAAAGTSRDKLTELKEQLIKDARKDPLLTGIREGTLTDTPQLKVNIDDAKASALGLSLSDVTSTLSTAWAGSYVNDFLDNERVKKVYVQSEAKYRSSPDDLKYWYVRGTDSDGDDVMTPFSSFASVKWTSGPQSLSRFNGSSSFELEGTGNGISSGEAMNEIARLADALPGKAVSYAWSGLSYQEKLSSGQATLLYTISILVVFLCLAALYESWTVPFSVLLVIPLGVIGAALAATIRGLENDVYFQVALLTTIGLSSKNAILIIEFAEEAYENGKSAFDAALEAARLRLRPILMTSLAFIFGTLPLAVSTGAGANSRISIGSGMVGGTLTATLLAIFLVPLFFVLVRRAFPGRRPVYEDDDI, encoded by the coding sequence ATGTTGGCCCGTTTCTTTATCGATCGCCCCGTCTTTGCGTGGGTGATTGCGATCATCATCATGATGGCGGGGGTCTTCGCCATCAATACGCTGCCGGTGGCGCAATATCCCGACGTGGCACCACCAACCGTTTCCATATCTGCCACCTATACCGGTGCCGATGCCAAAACCGTTGAAAACAGTGTTACCCAGGTACTAGAGCAGCAATTAACCGGTATCGATGGGCTGCTGTATTTCTCGTCCACCAGTTCTTCGGCCGGCAAGTCTTCCATCAAGGTAACCTTTGAGCAGGGCACCGACCCTGACACCGCCCAGGTACAGGTGCAAAACCAGGTATCACAGGTGGAATCACGGCTACCCACCTCGGTTCAGTCGCAGGGCATCACCGTTAAAAAGTCGCAAAGTGACTTCTTGATGATCTTTGCGTTGTACGATTCCACCGACCGCGCCACCTCAAACGATGTGGCCGACTACTTGGCTTCCAACATGCAAGACACCATCGCCCGTCTCGACGGTGTGGGTGACGTGCATGTATTTGGAGCCCAGCACGCCATGCGTATCTGGCTGGACCCAACCAAACTGGCCGCCTATGACCTAATGCCTTCCGACATTACCAGCGCTCTTGAAACACAGAATGCGCAGCTGGCTGCCGGCAGCATTGGTGGCATGCCCACCACCAACGACCAGGAACTTAACGCCACTGTGACTGCCCAGTCGATGCTGCAAACGCCCGAGCAGTTTCGCAACATCATCGTTAAGCACAACTACAAAGGTGCCGACGTTAAGCTGAGCGATGTGGCCAAGGTCGAAATGGGTAGCGAAAGCTACAACTCTATTGCCCGCCTTAACGGCCACCCTGCCTCCGGTATGGCCATCATGCTGGCGCCTGGTGCCAACGCGCTTAGCACCGCCGAGCGCGTTAAATCCGCCATCGCCAGCATGAAAAAAACACTGCCGGCCGGCTACAAAATTGGTTACCCCAAGGACAGCACCGCCTTTATCAAGGTCTCCATCGAAGAAGTGGTAAAAACCCTCTTTGAAGCCATCGCGCTGGTGGTGGTGGTGATGTTTGTGTTCTTGCAAAATTGGCGAGCAACGCTTATCCCCGCTATTGCCGTACCGGTGGTGCTACTGGGAACCTTTGGGGTGCTGTCGGTATTTGGCTACTCCATTAATACCCTCACCATGTTCGGTATGGTGCTATCGATAGGGCTGTTGGTGGATGACGCCATCGTGGTGGTGGAAAACGTAGAGCGGGTGATGCGAGAAGAAAAGCTCGACCCGCGCCGCGCCACCATTAAGTCAATGAAGGAGATAAGCTCCGCCCTGATTGGTATCGCCGTGGTGCTGTCGGCGGTATTCCTGCCGATGGCGTTTTTCGGGGGTTCTACCGGCGTTATTTACCGCCAGTTCTCGATCACCATTGTCTCATCGATGGTGCTGTCGGTTATCGTGGCACTGACCTTAAGCCCGACCTTGTGCGCCACGCTGTTAAAGGCCCATGACGCCGACCACACCAACAAGGGCTTATTCGGCTGGTTTAACCGCACCTTCGACGCCATGCTGGCCAAATACAGTGGCCGGGTCACCAAAGTGGTCCATCAGCCGGTGCGCTGGATGCTGGTGTACGGCGTTATTGTGGCGCTGCTGGCCATCTTGATGGTGCGGCTGCCTACCGGCTTTTTGCCCACCGAAGACCAAGGCGATGTGATGGTGCAGTTCAACCTGCCCACTGGCGCCTCTATCAAACGCTCTATGGCGGTAGCCAAACAGGTTGAAAACTACTTCCTGACCGACGAGAAGAAAAACCTCAACACCCTGTTCACGCTGTCGGGATTTAGCTTTGGCGGTAACGGTCAAAACGCCGGTATGGCTTTTGTGTCCTTGAAAAACTGGGACCAACGCCCAGGCGAGGAAAACACCGCTAACGCCGTGGCGATGCGGGCTATGGCCAACTTGAGCAAAATTCGCGATGCCCGGGTTTTTGCAATGACACCGCCAGCCGTACACGGCCTTGGCCAAAGCGACGGCTTTAGCTTCCAGTTGCTGGCCGCTGCCGGTACCAGCCGTGACAAACTCACCGAGCTAAAAGAGCAGCTCATTAAAGATGCCCGTAAAGATCCGCTGTTAACCGGTATTCGCGAAGGCACCTTAACCGACACGCCGCAGCTGAAAGTCAACATTGATGACGCCAAAGCATCGGCGTTAGGTCTTAGCCTTTCCGACGTCACCAGTACCTTGTCTACCGCCTGGGCGGGTAGCTACGTTAACGATTTTCTCGATAACGAACGGGTTAAAAAGGTCTACGTGCAGAGCGAAGCCAAATACCGATCTTCACCAGACGACCTGAAATATTGGTACGTTCGCGGTACCGACAGCGACGGTGACGATGTCATGACACCGTTCTCGTCCTTTGCTTCAGTGAAATGGACCTCGGGGCCACAAAGCTTAAGCCGCTTTAATGGCAGCTCTTCTTTTGAGTTGGAAGGGACCGGTAACGGCATCAGTTCCGGCGAAGCCATGAACGAAATCGCCCGTTTGGCTGACGCCTTGCCAGGTAAGGCCGTTAGCTACGCTTGGAGTGGTTTGTCTTACCAGGAAAAGCTATCCAGTGGCCAAGCCACCTTGCTTTACACCATTTCCATTTTGGTGGTGTTCTTGTGTCTGGCCGCCCTTTACGAGAGCTGGACAGTGCCCTTCTCGGTACTGCTGGTGATCCCACTTGGGGTGATTGGTGCCGCTTTGGCAGCCACCATCCGCGGCCTTGAGAACGACGTTTACTTCCAGGTTGCTCTGCTAACCACCATTGGTTTGTCGTCGAAAAACGCCATTTTGATCATCGAGTTCGCCGAGGAGGCTTATGAAAACGGTAAATCCGCTTTCGATGCCGCCTTGGAAGCAGCGCGCCTGCGCCTGCGGCCCATTTTGATGACCTCGCTGGCCTTTATCTTCGGTACCTTGCCACTGGCGGTGTCTACCGGCGCCGGTGCCAACAGCCGAATTTCCATCGGCTCTGGCATGGTGGGCGGCACCTTAACCGCCACCTTGCTGGCCATTTTCCTGGTACCGCTGTTCTTCGTACTGGTCCGCCGTGCCTTCCCAGGCCGCCGACCGGTTTATGAAGACGATGATATTTAA
- a CDS encoding CoA-acylating methylmalonate-semialdehyde dehydrogenase — MNTIGHLINGQVRVDGSRTQAIFNPATGQAEKQVALAPKATVEEAIAAAQAAYPAWRNTPPIKRARVMFRFKELLEQHSDKICELIGQEHGKIVHDAAGELQRGIENVEYACGAPELLKGEFTKNVGPAIDAWSEMQPLGVVAGITPFNFPVMVPLWMFPMALVCGNTFVLKPSERDPSATLFIGQLLHEAGLPAGVFNLVNGDKEAVDTLLTDPRVQAVSFVGSTPVAEYIYATASSYGKRCQALGGAKNHAIVMPDADMDNVVNSLLGAAFGSSGERCMALSVAVAVGDAAADALIEKMQTGMQGLKVGAYHDKNNDFGPVITKAHQEKVVGHISSAEAQGAKVVVDGRGVKVPGFEDGFFVGATLIDKVTPTMDSYQAEIFGPVLQVVRVNTMEEAMQLINDHEYGNGTCIYTRDGEAARYFSDNILVGMVGINVPLPVPVAYHSFGGWKRSLFGDLHAYGPDGARFYTRRKTITQRWPSANVREGAEFAMPTMK; from the coding sequence ATGAACACCATTGGACATCTGATTAATGGCCAAGTACGCGTTGATGGCAGCCGCACTCAGGCCATTTTCAACCCCGCCACTGGCCAGGCTGAAAAGCAAGTTGCCCTGGCCCCGAAAGCCACGGTGGAAGAGGCTATTGCTGCGGCGCAGGCGGCTTACCCGGCTTGGCGCAACACCCCGCCTATCAAGCGGGCGCGGGTAATGTTTCGCTTCAAAGAACTGCTTGAGCAGCACAGCGATAAAATCTGTGAACTTATCGGCCAGGAGCACGGCAAAATTGTGCATGACGCCGCCGGTGAGTTGCAGCGCGGCATCGAGAACGTCGAATATGCCTGTGGCGCCCCAGAGCTGTTAAAAGGCGAATTTACCAAGAATGTAGGGCCGGCCATTGATGCCTGGAGCGAAATGCAGCCGCTGGGCGTGGTGGCTGGCATTACCCCTTTCAACTTCCCGGTCATGGTGCCGCTGTGGATGTTCCCGATGGCGCTGGTGTGCGGTAACACCTTTGTGCTTAAACCCTCTGAACGTGACCCATCAGCCACCCTTTTTATTGGCCAGTTGCTGCACGAAGCCGGTCTGCCAGCCGGTGTCTTTAACCTGGTTAACGGTGATAAAGAAGCGGTGGATACGCTGCTTACCGACCCACGGGTGCAGGCGGTTAGCTTTGTTGGTTCAACCCCGGTGGCTGAATACATTTATGCCACCGCCAGCAGCTACGGCAAGCGCTGCCAGGCGCTGGGCGGCGCTAAAAATCACGCCATTGTGATGCCCGATGCCGACATGGACAACGTGGTGAACTCCTTACTGGGCGCCGCCTTTGGCTCCTCGGGCGAGCGCTGTATGGCGTTGTCGGTGGCGGTGGCCGTGGGTGACGCAGCGGCCGATGCATTGATTGAAAAAATGCAAACCGGCATGCAAGGCCTGAAAGTGGGCGCTTACCACGATAAAAACAATGATTTTGGCCCGGTGATCACCAAGGCTCACCAGGAAAAGGTGGTGGGCCATATCAGCAGTGCCGAGGCCCAGGGGGCCAAAGTAGTGGTGGATGGCCGCGGCGTAAAAGTGCCCGGTTTTGAGGACGGCTTTTTTGTCGGCGCCACCTTGATTGATAAGGTTACGCCAACAATGGACAGCTACCAGGCCGAGATCTTCGGGCCGGTATTGCAAGTGGTGCGGGTCAACACCATGGAAGAGGCCATGCAGCTTATTAACGACCACGAATACGGCAATGGCACCTGTATTTATACCCGCGACGGTGAAGCCGCCCGCTACTTTAGCGACAACATTCTGGTGGGCATGGTGGGTATCAATGTGCCGTTACCGGTACCGGTGGCCTACCACAGCTTTGGCGGCTGGAAGCGTTCCCTGTTTGGCGACCTGCATGCCTATGGCCCAGACGGAGCGCGTTTTTACACGCGCCGTAAAACCATTACCCAGCGCTGGCCGTCGGCCAATGTGCGTGAAGGCGCTGAGTTTGCGATGCCAACCATGAAGTAA
- a CDS encoding efflux transporter outer membrane subunit: MTFKTHKLACLLVVSPLFLAGCNLAPDYQKPDAAIPTALPKGEAYDKAYQQGANGKSAAQVPWQHFVQDTRLQKVIALALANNRDLAQTVADVAAARATYKGEYADQFPEIDAGVSGTREKSSDGQISSSYEATLGLSSYEIDLFGKARNMTKMELETYLSSAETARAAKITLIGETATAWLTLAADKSLLKLAQDTAASAQKTMAISKKRLELGVDSRVDLSSAETTYQSARADVASYQTQVAQDINALNLLVGQSLDAALLPGNLPTDGGWLAQVPAGISSKVLLERPDVLAAEHTLKAANADIGVARAAYFPTLSLTASGGLASSALSDLFSGGASHIWSVAPSATLPIFDWGANSAEVAYTKAERDKDIAAYQYTLQTAFQETADALARRGTIEEQLSAQRALVSAAQKSYDLYFKRYKAGIDSFEDALTYQRTLYSAQQTLISTRLTELSNRVTLYRVLGGGLAGTKDEKPVSQ; this comes from the coding sequence ATGACCTTTAAAACACACAAACTGGCTTGTCTCCTCGTTGTTAGCCCGCTGTTTTTAGCGGGCTGTAACCTGGCGCCCGATTATCAAAAACCTGACGCCGCTATCCCCACAGCGCTGCCCAAAGGCGAAGCCTATGACAAGGCTTACCAACAAGGTGCCAACGGCAAATCCGCCGCCCAAGTCCCCTGGCAGCACTTTGTGCAAGATACGCGGCTGCAAAAGGTGATAGCGCTGGCTCTGGCCAATAACCGCGACCTGGCACAAACCGTGGCCGATGTCGCCGCCGCTCGCGCTACCTACAAAGGTGAATACGCTGACCAGTTCCCGGAAATAGACGCCGGTGTTTCGGGTACCCGTGAAAAGAGTAGCGACGGCCAAATTAGCTCCAGCTACGAGGCCACCCTTGGCCTCAGTAGCTACGAAATTGACTTGTTCGGCAAAGCCCGCAACATGACCAAGATGGAGCTGGAAACCTACCTTTCTAGCGCTGAAACCGCCCGCGCCGCCAAAATCACCCTGATTGGCGAAACCGCCACGGCCTGGCTCACTCTGGCCGCCGATAAAAGCTTGTTGAAGCTGGCGCAAGACACCGCTGCCAGTGCCCAGAAAACCATGGCCATCAGCAAAAAGCGGCTGGAATTGGGGGTAGACTCACGGGTGGACTTAAGCTCGGCTGAAACCACCTACCAAAGCGCCCGCGCTGATGTTGCCAGCTACCAAACCCAGGTCGCACAGGACATTAACGCCCTGAACCTGCTGGTAGGCCAAAGCCTGGACGCAGCGCTGCTGCCCGGCAACTTGCCAACCGACGGTGGCTGGCTGGCCCAGGTGCCAGCAGGCATTTCGTCAAAAGTGTTGCTGGAGCGCCCCGATGTGTTAGCCGCCGAGCACACCTTAAAAGCGGCCAATGCCGACATAGGCGTGGCCCGCGCCGCTTACTTTCCCACCCTTAGCCTTACCGCCAGCGGCGGCTTGGCAAGCTCGGCGCTGTCAGACTTGTTTAGTGGCGGCGCCAGCCATATCTGGTCGGTAGCGCCCAGTGCCACCCTGCCCATTTTTGACTGGGGCGCCAACAGCGCCGAGGTGGCGTACACCAAGGCCGAGCGCGACAAAGACATTGCCGCCTATCAGTACACGCTGCAAACCGCCTTTCAGGAAACCGCTGACGCCCTGGCGCGCCGCGGCACCATTGAAGAACAGCTTTCGGCCCAGCGCGCTTTAGTGAGTGCTGCCCAGAAGAGTTATGACCTGTACTTCAAACGCTATAAGGCTGGCATCGACAGCTTTGAGGACGCGCTCACTTACCAGCGCACCCTTTATAGCGCCCAGCAAACCTTGATAAGTACCCGCCTGACCGAGCTCAGTAACCGGGTTACCTTATACCGGGTTCTCGGTGGCGGCTTGGCCGGCACCAAAGATGAAAAGCCGGTTAGCCAATAA
- a CDS encoding efflux RND transporter periplasmic adaptor subunit, which yields MTKLTLLSGLLALTCTLAACQDQKSEHHSQAKIEVGVVTLKATTIPLDTELQGRLTASLSSDVRPQVSGIIEKRLFTEGSQVKKGQLLYQLDPATYQAAYDQAKANLLNAQATVTADKLKDERYQSLLQDEGVSKQDADDAHATYLAAKASVASYQAAVESARIDLDRTKIKAPISGFIGISSYTPGALVTADQDDALATIRALNPIYVDLTQSSKELLKLRKTLDRKTVEKGTAAVTLTLEDDSTYPLQGKLQMKEVSVNESTGSVTLRAEFPNPNGVLLPGMFVRAKINEAVDKKGILAPQQGVIRDNDGSAHAWLAVDGKAKRVEVVTEQAIGDKWVVSSGLHDGDKLIVEGTDKVTNGDAVNAVAVKLDSSTGGQ from the coding sequence ATGACAAAACTGACCTTACTTTCAGGCCTGCTGGCACTGACCTGTACCTTGGCAGCCTGCCAGGACCAAAAATCTGAGCATCACTCTCAAGCAAAAATTGAAGTCGGCGTTGTCACTCTTAAGGCAACTACTATCCCGCTGGACACCGAACTGCAAGGCAGGCTGACAGCCTCCCTCTCTTCTGACGTTCGCCCTCAGGTCAGCGGTATTATTGAAAAGCGCCTGTTCACCGAAGGCAGCCAGGTGAAAAAAGGCCAGCTGCTCTATCAGCTGGACCCTGCCACCTATCAGGCAGCCTACGACCAGGCGAAGGCGAATTTATTAAATGCCCAGGCCACGGTCACTGCCGATAAGCTCAAAGACGAGCGTTACCAGTCGCTGCTTCAAGACGAAGGCGTTTCGAAGCAAGATGCCGACGACGCCCACGCCACTTACCTTGCCGCCAAGGCCAGCGTTGCCAGTTACCAAGCCGCCGTTGAAAGCGCCCGCATTGACTTGGATCGCACGAAAATCAAAGCCCCCATTTCAGGCTTTATTGGTATTTCCAGCTATACACCTGGCGCCCTAGTTACCGCTGACCAAGACGACGCTTTGGCCACCATTCGCGCCCTTAACCCCATTTATGTGGATTTAACGCAGTCTTCCAAAGAACTCTTAAAACTGCGTAAAACCCTGGATCGCAAAACCGTAGAAAAAGGTACCGCTGCGGTCACCCTGACCCTTGAGGACGACTCCACTTACCCGCTGCAGGGCAAGCTGCAAATGAAGGAAGTCTCGGTCAACGAATCCACCGGTTCGGTGACCTTGCGCGCCGAGTTCCCTAACCCAAATGGGGTATTACTGCCTGGTATGTTTGTTCGCGCAAAAATTAATGAAGCAGTTGATAAAAAAGGTATTTTGGCCCCGCAGCAAGGGGTTATCCGCGACAACGACGGCAGCGCTCACGCCTGGTTAGCGGTGGATGGCAAAGCCAAGCGGGTAGAGGTCGTTACCGAACAAGCCATTGGCGACAAATGGGTGGTTTCTTCCGGTTTGCATGACGGCGACAAGCTCATTGTCGAAGGTACCGACAAAGTCACTAACGGCGACGCCGTTAACGCCGTTGCCGTCAAACTCGACAGCAGCACAGGGGGCCAGTAA
- a CDS encoding winged helix-turn-helix domain-containing protein, translating into MAHGVFKIGRFYLNTEQKTLLDEHQQEVSLEAKVQEILLYLFENRDRYVTLEELHDNVWAGRVVSDSAVRRAISKLRKLLGDQGEPAHYIKSVVKKGYKFVCDVEETEDLVPESQLRPKVKKKKPILKKIGFYFLYLLLISIIVVLFKATFFRLETLDQNDVLFISRDLNSGDLTYVGFSSSDMRYQLFYRKHGGDEDHIIRSSSNPLMYPFSSGDSVWVGWQNKDKCGLLKISKIKNSTEEVKIDCEILSHISRVSETELLITMKKDNNNKFLSYLFDTKSLSLKIIPETDSNVPFIAALSPNKKILALTENSSTGSILRLVDIKRHLQLRDNTLPENIIQLKWNGSLLKIATEHKLFSLDSHTGKITQFEVRPNVTIKNRIIDFCFNTNKNVQSLNDNNIDIKRYQNTYLLNENKITFIKSISQDPNRKYIGDNKEIYEDVENSNYFLKKENSNSIILKSNVPIKMLDTNNENKSILLSASNQLFILNSSSGVIEYNTNFRSNVKQAIAVPNMPAYWLIVETQAGWQTLLWNYGENKLTTIALNERFRFKLQNKLYWVDSRDNKLKTQSDNEHSSTVSGLLPLTDDTQWVVDDDHNIWFSISRPYGEEIYGLKIGEETPHFQVRVKGFISMRIKNKKLIVEVESKPNTVLSSSMKIFTL; encoded by the coding sequence AAAAGACCCTGTTGGATGAACACCAGCAGGAGGTGAGCCTAGAGGCCAAAGTTCAGGAAATACTGCTCTATTTGTTTGAGAACAGGGATCGCTACGTCACCCTGGAAGAGCTGCATGACAATGTTTGGGCGGGCCGTGTTGTCAGTGACTCTGCAGTCAGACGCGCCATAAGCAAGTTGAGGAAACTGCTAGGCGACCAGGGAGAACCCGCTCATTACATCAAATCGGTAGTTAAGAAAGGCTATAAGTTTGTTTGTGATGTTGAAGAAACTGAAGACTTAGTACCAGAAAGTCAATTACGACCGAAAGTAAAGAAAAAAAAGCCTATTCTAAAAAAAATTGGTTTTTATTTTCTCTATCTATTATTGATTTCTATAATTGTTGTTCTATTTAAAGCTACTTTTTTTAGGCTTGAGACATTAGACCAAAATGACGTTTTATTTATAAGCCGTGATCTCAATAGTGGTGATCTTACCTATGTGGGTTTCTCATCAAGCGATATGAGATATCAACTATTTTACAGGAAACATGGTGGCGATGAAGATCATATTATCAGGTCTTCAAGTAATCCTTTAATGTATCCATTTTCTTCAGGAGATAGTGTTTGGGTTGGATGGCAAAATAAAGATAAATGCGGATTGTTAAAAATATCGAAAATAAAAAATAGCACTGAAGAAGTAAAAATTGACTGTGAGATTCTTAGTCATATCTCTAGGGTTTCAGAAACAGAACTCTTAATTACTATGAAAAAAGATAACAATAATAAATTCTTATCTTATCTGTTTGATACTAAAAGTTTATCTCTAAAAATAATACCTGAAACCGATAGCAATGTTCCTTTTATTGCAGCATTATCACCTAACAAAAAAATATTAGCTCTTACAGAGAATAGTTCCACAGGTTCTATACTTAGACTGGTTGATATTAAACGGCATTTACAATTAAGAGATAATACACTCCCAGAGAACATTATCCAATTGAAATGGAATGGTTCATTATTGAAAATAGCAACAGAGCACAAGCTGTTCTCTTTAGATTCTCACACTGGAAAAATAACTCAATTTGAAGTTAGACCAAACGTCACGATAAAAAATAGAATTATTGATTTTTGCTTTAATACTAATAAAAATGTGCAATCTCTAAATGATAATAACATTGATATTAAAAGGTATCAAAATACCTACCTACTCAATGAAAACAAAATAACGTTTATTAAGTCTATTTCTCAAGATCCTAATAGGAAGTATATTGGAGATAATAAAGAAATTTACGAGGATGTAGAGAATTCAAATTATTTTCTTAAAAAAGAAAATAGTAATAGTATTATCCTGAAAAGTAATGTTCCAATAAAAATGTTGGATACGAACAATGAGAATAAATCAATATTATTGTCAGCATCAAATCAACTATTCATATTAAATTCTTCATCAGGAGTCATAGAATATAATACTAACTTTAGAAGTAACGTAAAGCAGGCTATCGCAGTTCCCAACATGCCTGCCTACTGGCTCATAGTAGAAACTCAAGCCGGCTGGCAAACGTTGCTATGGAATTACGGTGAAAATAAACTGACAACCATCGCATTAAATGAGCGTTTTAGGTTTAAATTACAGAATAAACTTTATTGGGTTGATAGTAGAGACAATAAACTCAAGACACAAAGTGATAATGAGCATAGCTCTACGGTTAGTGGCTTATTGCCCTTAACAGACGATACTCAATGGGTAGTCGATGATGATCATAATATATGGTTTTCTATATCAAGGCCTTATGGAGAAGAAATCTATGGTCTTAAAATAGGAGAAGAGACGCCTCATTTCCAAGTAAGAGTTAAAGGGTTTATATCTATGCGTATAAAGAATAAAAAACTAATAGTTGAAGTTGAAAGTAAACCAAACACTGTATTATCTAGTTCAATGAAGATATTCACATTATAG
- a CDS encoding IclR family transcriptional regulator, producing MTTKRDKGSAINRVLEIIELVANAQSPLSPADISHALAIPKPSVHRLLAQLKQDDFLQINLRGLWEPGNRLYQLSMGVWHAERFKNARQAIMHRLASEVHETCGISIPQGLEMVYYDRVQANWPLQIYLPEGSHTPVWCTSSGKLYLASLTKAKRQKVLEVLPITAMTRNTITDLDALNQELDRIAKSGIGTDNEEFIDGMVACSVPIKDGQGRLVACLYVHAPSLRVSFDKLLEFVPHLQQAAAELAKLDDSEI from the coding sequence TTGACCACCAAACGCGATAAAGGCTCCGCCATTAACCGGGTGCTGGAGATCATTGAACTGGTCGCCAATGCCCAGTCGCCACTTTCACCGGCTGATATTTCCCACGCCTTGGCGATCCCCAAACCCAGCGTGCATCGATTGCTGGCGCAGCTAAAGCAGGATGATTTTTTACAAATAAACCTGCGCGGGCTGTGGGAGCCGGGTAACCGCCTTTATCAATTGAGCATGGGGGTCTGGCATGCCGAGCGTTTCAAAAATGCCCGTCAGGCCATCATGCATCGCTTGGCGTCAGAGGTGCATGAAACCTGCGGTATCTCCATTCCGCAAGGGTTGGAAATGGTCTATTACGACCGGGTGCAAGCCAACTGGCCGCTACAGATTTACTTGCCTGAAGGTAGCCATACCCCGGTGTGGTGTACCTCATCCGGCAAACTGTATTTGGCGTCTCTAACCAAGGCCAAACGCCAAAAAGTGCTGGAGGTGCTGCCGATAACCGCGATGACCCGCAACACCATTACCGACCTTGACGCCCTTAACCAAGAGCTTGATAGGATTGCTAAATCAGGCATTGGCACCGATAACGAAGAGTTTATCGACGGCATGGTGGCTTGCTCGGTGCCAATAAAGGATGGCCAGGGCCGCTTAGTGGCCTGCCTTTATGTGCACGCCCCCTCGCTCAGGGTGAGTTTTGATAAATTGCTCGAATTTGTGCCGCACCTGCAGCAGGCGGCAGCAGAGCTGGCCAAGCTTGATGACAGTGAAATATAA